The nucleotide sequence TCGACCCACTTTCACGATAGCGACCCATGCTGATCGACAGCCACTGCCATCTCGACTTCCCCGAATTCGCCGCCGACCTGCCGGGCGTGATCGCCCGCGCCGAGGCGGCCGGCGTCGAGCGGATGCTCACCATCTCGACCCGCGTCGCCAAGGCCGGCACCTACCGGGCGATCGCCGAGGCGCACCGGCAAGTCTGGTTCACGGTCGGCACCCACCCGCATGGCGCCGCCGAGGAGCCCGACGTGGCGCCCGAGACCATCGCGGGGCTTGCCGCGCATCCGCGCTGCGTCGGCATCGGCGAGGCGGGGCTCGACTACCACTACGCCGACGCGGCGCCGGAAGCGGTGCAGGAGCGGGTGCTGCGCGCCCATATCGAGGCCGCCCGCCTCGCGGATCTGCCGCTCGTCATCCACGCCCGCGACGCC is from Methylobacterium radiodurans and encodes:
- a CDS encoding TatD family hydrolase, which produces MLIDSHCHLDFPEFAADLPGVIARAEAAGVERMLTISTRVAKAGTYRAIAEAHRQVWFTVGTHPHGAAEEPDVAPETIAGLAAHPRCVGIGEAGLDYHYADAAPEAVQERVLRAHIEAARLADLPLVIHARDADDHMERVLADEMAQRPFRAVLHCFSSGARLAEAGVELGLFVSFSGIVTFRRSHELRDIAKAVPLDRILVETDAPFLAPEPHRGRTNEPAYTADTARSLAATLGLEPDDFARRTTENFFQLFAKARRTETGA